A window of Leptolyngbya sp. SIO1E4 genomic DNA:
CTCGCAGCTGCTTAAACTCAGGCGGAATTTGCATCAGTTGCGTGTCCTGTTCTAATGCTTTTAGCCGACAGTAGGTGCTGGGTTTACGGCCTGCCGCTGCACACAAAGCTGACAGCTGCTTGAATTCTTCATCGTTGAAGCGCACCTTGATAGGGTGGGTGCGGCGCTCTTCAGGGGATTTCTGATTCATCGATGTCGGCCCCCAGGCAACGACACTTCTCATGGTGACGAAATCAGTTTTCAGCTGGGGGACGTCTGATACATTTGTTCACTCAGACAGAGAATTCTGACACAGGCATGTGGCTCCGGTTCGGGGGGTTGAGGGGGCTCCCTCACAAGCCTAGGGAAAAGGCACTCACATCACCAACTTTTGAATGCGAAGCCAAAATGGTGCCTTTTTCTCTGGCTTGCTCCTCTCAGCCAGATTGGGGCCAGGGGCGGCGCGGCAATGCAGCGGCATGTGGCGGTTACAGCGAAATCATCGCGGCGGCCCACGGGCTCACCCTACCGACTCTACGGACACGCGGCAAGGTTCAGGCAACGAACCGTTACGCAATCCTTAAGCCCATCGAAACAATCTCATACCTTCAAAAATTCACGCTTCAGACTGGGTTCTCAATGGTGTTTGGGAGGTCCAGCCATGGCTGACGACGTCTACTCCGCCGCAAAGATTGAAGTCTGCCGCCAGGCAATTGATCAGTTAGCCCACGAACCGCGTACCCACTTCAACAAGCGGGAAGCGATCGCGGCGCTCTTTGAGGTCATTGCTCAAGCCCTGGAAAATCACACCTATGAAGAGGTCGCGGCCAGGCTCAGTGAAAATGGCATCGCCATTACTCAAGGCAGCTTGAAGCAGTACTTCTTGCAAATCAAGCGGGAACGTCAAGAGAAACCCAAGCGTAAAGCGTCCGTTAAACAGGTAAGCCAGTCTACGGAAACTCAAACACCAATCGATCAAAAACCTCAGAAGAAACCGATTGCTAAGGCTACGAAGCCGAAGAAGCCACTCCCAGAAAGCGCGGATGAAATCCAGCTCGCCTATTAAGGAGGTGAAATCATGACGGCAACCACTGAGAAATCCACTCGGAAGCGCAAGGCTACAAAATCTTCTATCCACAATCGGGTGCATTTTGCCGATGGCAATAAAGGCGGCGTGGGCAAGTCGTTTTTCTGCCGCACGCTCTACCAATGGTTCCTCGATAATACGATTCCGGTCATTGGCGTTGAAGCCGATGTGAATAGTCCTGACTTCCGGGGCATCTACAGTGAGGTGATGCTCTCGCAATTCTCGGAGGATGAGACATTGGGGGCTAGGGCCAACAGCATCATGAATACCGCTCTGGAGGCGCAAAAAAATGTCGTCGTCAACATGCCTGCCACGGTCCATGAAAGCTTTAAGCGCTGGCTCAGTGACTACAACATCTTGAGTCTGGCGGCAGATAGCCAGATCGAGTTGGTGAAATGGTTTGTCGTCACGGGTGAGTTTGACAGTCTGAAGTCTCTGGAAATCTCGTTGACGACCTTTGGGAAACAGATTCCTCACGTCGTTGTGAAGAACCAAAAGTATGCTGATTGGACCTTCTTTGAAGAATCCGAAACGTTACAGGCACTCATTCAAGAGACGAAAACTCAGGTCATTGCCTTACCCAAGTTGCCGGTAAGGGTGGCCAGCACCTTACTCCAGGAACGCCTATCGTTTGAAGCGGGGAAAGCCCACAAGGGTAAGGGCTTTGGGATCGTCGAGCAGGCGGCGGTGAAGGGCTACCTGCACACTGCCTATGAACAGTTTGAATGCACGGGGTGGTTGCCAACATGAACAACTCCACAATCTCAGAGGAAGACCGACGACTGGCCGCTGAAATGGGTCTCGATGCTGACGACCCGTTGGTGCGTGTCTTAAGGCCCCAGGCAAAACTCGCCGCGAAAATTGAACTATGGACAGAAACCAATCTGGAACTCCTGAAGCTGCTCAACACCCGGACGAAGGAAACGGAGCGCTTGACTCAAAACTTCGAGCGGCTCACCAATATCTACGAAGCCTTGGACAGTCGCTACGAAACATTGCAGCTGCAAATTCAAGAATTGAGCAGAAGCTCGGCCTCGACCAGGATCACTCAGCCGCTCGACGAGAGTATGATTCAGAAGCTCGACACCAGTCTCAAGACCCTGGCCCGTCCCATTCAGAAAGTCAGCGACCTCGACCTCGAACGAAGGGATTGGATCTGGAGCGGTAAGCTGGCGCTCAATGGCGTGACCCTCTTCTGTATCTCGATACTCGCGTTTCAGGTCGGGGCGTTAAGTCGTCAAGACACTTACATCGGGAGGCTGTTGAACTCGGTTTTGATTCGCTTGGAGCGGCTGGAGCAGAGCTCTGGGACGCTGCCGGAATAACCGGGTCGCTCGCCGCGGGGCGTCTCCCAGGGATGTGACGAGGGGAATAAGGTGAGTCAGGAAAGGGGCGATCGCATCCCTGGGAGGGCGCAAGAGTGTAGCGAAGGCTGGCCCGTCAACCCTCGCCGCTGGGGCTGCGACCGCTACGCGGCGATGGGGTTGACTCGATTTCACGCTACGGGGTCTTCACTCTCGGAGAGCCACTGTTCGATCAGTTCAACGACCACTTCGTTCATGCTCTTGTCTTTCAAGGCACACTGCGCTTTGAATTTTGCTCGCAGGGTATTAGGCATCTGAACCCGAATCGCAACAATCTTGTCTGCCATCATTCCAGTTAGTGCAACACACATTGTTGCTGACAGCATCCTTCTGCAACTTGCTTGACGTTGAAGTCTTGCATATTGTTGCAACAATGCACATTCGGAAAGTTTGCGAGGCCCTGCTAAGAGCATCAATTTTTGCTAGTCTCTTGGAGATAGATAGACTGAGACTTGCAGTATATCTACTCGATATGGGTGCTCTACATGGACAGTCCGCAATATATGTAGCTGATTTAGTTGGCTATACTGCAAGGTCGCATACAGTATTTCCTTTCTGGGTGAGGTACAGCTTATCCCCTTCAGATTAGGGGCTCTAGGCCGATTTTTGCACCTCACTAGATTCAGAAATGTCGCATGTCCGGCCCATTGGGAGGGATATACGGCAAGAGCCGATCTAATAAGCGTTGGGCGGCTTTAGGTTATCTGTAAGGGCGTAGCTTGAAAATTGACTGTGAGAGTTCAGTATTAAGCTCCTGCTGAAGAACCTGTACTCCTAAATTGGTTCTGAAATAGAAATTGGAATTAAAGCAATGAATCAAAAGATCCTGACTGTGGCTGCAAATCCAAAGACTACTCCACATTTGAGGCTAGACCAAGAGGTGCGGGCGATCGATGAAGGATTAAAGCGTTCCAGAAACCGTGATCAATTTGGATTAGAAAGCAAGTGGGCAGTGCAAACTGAAGATTTGAGACGTGCCCTACTTGATGAGGAACCTAAATACGTACATTTTTGTGGACATGGATCTGGCGAAGAAGGAATTCTTCTGGAAGATGAATCAGGCTATCCCAAATTCGTCAAAGCAGAAGCATTAGCAAATCTTTTCAAGCTTTTTTCCAATCAAACTGAGTGCGTAATTTTAAATGCTTGCTATTCAGAAATTCAAGCTGAGGCAATCAGCCAACATATTAGATATGTAATTGGAATGAAGCAAGCAGTTGGCGATCAAGCTGCCATTAAGTTTACAACTGGGTTTTATGACGCCATAGGAGCGGGAAGAACAATAGAAGATGCATTTGAGTTCGGGAAGAACGCTATCGGTTTAGAGAACTTACCAGGAGAGTTAATCCCAGTCATCAAAAAAAAACAACCTAAGATGAAACTACCTTCCAGTGAACTCCAAGCTAAGTTAGTTGACTATCAGCAAGCTATACAAGCTTTCAAGGAAATTTTGACTGAGGATGACATTGCAAAAATCCAGAAAGTTATTGACCGTCTCGAACAGCGAACCATCTCAATTTCCGCTTTTGGGGTGACTGGATCCGGTAAGTCGGCCTTGCTCAATTCACTTCTTGGCTTTGACAACGATAAGCCTGAAGAATGCCCATTTAAAGTTGATGCACAAATTAACGAGTGGTCAAATGCTGCTGCTATTAGAAATGGGCAAAGGTGGAGAGGCATTGATGATATTGAACTGGTTATTTATGATACTCCAGGAATTGGCGGTGATTTGGTCGAACATCAGAATATCGCAAGTGAAATTGCAAATGTATCAGATGTTATTCTTTTTGTTTCAAAAGATCAGGTCGCACAAGTATATAAACCAGCGTTAGATCTAATTCTTGCAGCAAGTAAACCAACTATTGCGGTTATCAATCAAATTGACAAACTAAGAGATAGTGAAATTGTAGCAAGAAGAAAACATCTTTTACAAAATTATCCTATCAAAGAAGATATGATTATTTTAGCTGCCGGCCATCCGGCTCAAGGTTCTCCAATTATTAGAGATCTTACTGAAAAAATTATTTTTTTGATCGAGGCCGAAGGTACTGCTTTAATCGAGAAGACTATTCAAGCAGAGTTGATGAAAGGTTCAGCTAGTGCAAAAGAGATCCTTGAAGAGAGGATGAGAAAAGCCAGAGAGCGTATTGAAAAAGAACGTTATCAACAAGAAGCAACAATCGCTGCTGCCAAAGAGAATGCAGATAATTTGATTGATGGTTATGCTAAGACTGCAGCCGGAGCTGCAGCTATTATCCCATTAGCCGTTGATGCGCTAACTGATACTGTGATTTCAGGTAGGATGCTTTTCCATATTGCTGAGACATATGGAAAGACGCTTGACTTTAGAACTACTACGAATCTTGTAAAGGAACTTATTACAGCATTTTTATCTATTCTTTTCGGTTCCGGAGCAACTTACGCTGTTTGGCTGTCTCTCAGTCAAGCGGCAAGAAGCAATCCGTTTACATACATGGCAGGCATGGCAGCAGATGGAATTTTCAGCTATTTCGTTGTAAAAGCTATAGGCAGTGTCTTTAGTGTTTATTGTGCAAATGATCTTTCGTGGGGAAATCAACAAAGCGCCAAGCGTGCGCTCCAGGATTTCGTCAAGGAAAATATTGACAAGATGTTTCTGGATAAGTTGCCTAAAAGTATGAGAAAGTCAGTAAAAGATCTTCTAAAATTTGATGAGATTTAAGGAGGGCTTACTTGTAATTGCCAAGCCGTCCAATCGGGTAGCAGGGGGGTTCCCTCCTCTCGCAGCACACCACATACGGGTCCGCACGGGGCGTTTCCTCTGAGGGGTTGTTTTTTTGGCACAACCCCTCAAAAAGGTATCGTTTGCGATGAGATAGCTGAGACTCATGGAGGACTAGTTGCCCGGCGCAGCCACCACTCCAGCAAGTTAGATAACAAACCCACACACTAGATTGAATGCTGCAATCGATAGCGCTGCAACGCCTCATTGATTTTGAGGCAGGCTTGTAGGTAACTGCAGGACTCTCGTTTTTGCATCCAAGCCACCAGGTCCGCATAACTGGCTTGTTGCTGGATAAGCTCGCCTAAATCGTTCATCTTTTCGGTAGAAACGGGACAGCAAGCCTC
This region includes:
- a CDS encoding ParG, which encodes MLSATMCVALTGMMADKIVAIRVQMPNTLRAKFKAQCALKDKSMNEVVVELIEQWLSESEDPVA
- the mobC gene encoding plasmid mobilization relaxosome protein MobC, whose protein sequence is MNQKSPEERRTHPIKVRFNDEEFKQLSALCAAAGRKPSTYCRLKALEQDTQLMQIPPEFKQLRGDLGRIGNNLNQLVHHLNLGNVMEPVDALELKLHLNQLQDRLIAIQTQLGNGR
- a CDS encoding DUF697 domain-containing protein; the encoded protein is MNQKILTVAANPKTTPHLRLDQEVRAIDEGLKRSRNRDQFGLESKWAVQTEDLRRALLDEEPKYVHFCGHGSGEEGILLEDESGYPKFVKAEALANLFKLFSNQTECVILNACYSEIQAEAISQHIRYVIGMKQAVGDQAAIKFTTGFYDAIGAGRTIEDAFEFGKNAIGLENLPGELIPVIKKKQPKMKLPSSELQAKLVDYQQAIQAFKEILTEDDIAKIQKVIDRLEQRTISISAFGVTGSGKSALLNSLLGFDNDKPEECPFKVDAQINEWSNAAAIRNGQRWRGIDDIELVIYDTPGIGGDLVEHQNIASEIANVSDVILFVSKDQVAQVYKPALDLILAASKPTIAVINQIDKLRDSEIVARRKHLLQNYPIKEDMIILAAGHPAQGSPIIRDLTEKIIFLIEAEGTALIEKTIQAELMKGSASAKEILEERMRKARERIEKERYQQEATIAAAKENADNLIDGYAKTAAGAAAIIPLAVDALTDTVISGRMLFHIAETYGKTLDFRTTTNLVKELITAFLSILFGSGATYAVWLSLSQAARSNPFTYMAGMAADGIFSYFVVKAIGSVFSVYCANDLSWGNQQSAKRALQDFVKENIDKMFLDKLPKSMRKSVKDLLKFDEI